One genomic segment of Styela clava chromosome 3, kaStyClav1.hap1.2, whole genome shotgun sequence includes these proteins:
- the LOC120343185 gene encoding cAMP-regulated phosphoprotein 19-A-like, translated as MSEGQQETGDFKKPATPPVSVEKQQEAMLMTKYKDLPPKKGGFLQQRLGSQKKFFDSGDYNMAKAKMGGKKIPAQVEPKEVTGDHMPTPDELPQVRKPSQSKLAMH; from the coding sequence ATGTCAGAAGGACAGCAAGAAACTGGTGATTTTAAGAAACCAGCGACACCCCCTGTTTCAGTTGAAAAACAGCAAGAGGCAATGTTGATGACGAAATACAAAGATCTTCCACCTAAAAAAGGAGGATTTCTGCAACAACGCCTCGGTAgtcaaaagaaattttttgaTTCTGGTGACTACAACATGgcaaaagcaaaaatgggagGCAAGAAGATACCAGCACAAGTCGAACCTAAAGAAGTAACAGGGGATCACATGCCAACTCCTGACGAACTGCCTCAAGTACGAAAACCTTCACAGAGCAAGTTAGCAATGCACTGA